From Mycoplasmopsis gallinacea, the proteins below share one genomic window:
- the fusA gene encoding elongation factor G produces the protein MARDYQLKDYRNIGIMAHIDAGKTTTTERILFHTGKIHKIGETHDGASQMDWMAQEQERGITITSAATTAFWKGKRINIIDTPGHVDFTVEVERSLRVLDGAVAVLDAQSGVEPQTETVWRQATNYKVPRIVYVNKMDKAGVDFAASVASVKSRLGGNAVAIQWPIGAESDFKGLVDLVTLQAYTYNGEAQEEEFPTEIPADLKDIVVEKRQELLEAVANFDEELMMRVLEGEEISEEEFKDAIRKATLTSEFFPVVCGTSFKNKGVKKMIDAVVDYLPSPVDVPAIKAHLGDEEVSVEATDEGDFAALAFKVMNDPYVGSLTFFRVYRGVLEKGSYVYNSTKEQKERIGRLLQMHANSRVEIDECRAGDIAAAVGLKYTTTGDTLIAEKTPKIVLEKMVFPEPVISQALEPESKAATEKLSLGLQKLAAEDPTFRTYTDEETGQTIIAGMGELHLDIIVDRLKREFGVQAKVGAPQVSYRETITKTADVEGKYIKQSGGKGQYGHVWIKFEPNPDQGFEFVDKIVGGKIPKEYIKSIQKGLEDKMAAGILAGYPMIDVKATLFDGSYHDVDSSEMAYKIAASKALTKAKDQIGTVLLEPIMDVSVVVPNDHIGDVIGDLSRRRGLVNDQEQRNDGSTNVRAMVPLSEMFGYSTELRSMTSGRGTYQMQFDHYEKCPNSIADPIIKRRNVQDKDED, from the coding sequence ATGGCTAGAGATTATCAATTAAAAGATTACCGTAACATCGGAATTATGGCCCACATTGATGCAGGGAAAACTACTACTACAGAAAGAATTTTATTCCACACAGGTAAAATTCACAAAATTGGTGAAACACACGATGGAGCTAGTCAAATGGACTGAATGGCTCAAGAACAAGAACGTGGAATCACAATTACTTCAGCTGCTACAACAGCATTCTGAAAAGGAAAAAGAATTAACATTATCGACACACCAGGACACGTTGACTTCACAGTTGAGGTTGAACGTTCATTACGTGTATTAGATGGTGCTGTTGCTGTTTTAGATGCTCAATCAGGAGTTGAGCCTCAAACAGAAACTGTTTGAAGACAAGCAACAAACTACAAAGTTCCACGTATTGTTTATGTAAACAAAATGGATAAAGCTGGTGTTGACTTTGCAGCTTCAGTTGCTTCAGTTAAAAGCCGTTTAGGTGGAAATGCAGTTGCTATCCAATGACCAATTGGTGCTGAATCAGATTTCAAAGGACTTGTAGACCTTGTTACATTACAAGCTTACACATACAATGGAGAAGCTCAAGAAGAAGAATTTCCAACAGAAATTCCTGCTGATTTAAAAGATATTGTTGTTGAAAAACGTCAAGAACTTTTAGAAGCAGTTGCTAACTTTGATGAAGAACTTATGATGAGAGTTCTTGAAGGTGAAGAAATTTCTGAAGAAGAATTTAAAGATGCAATTAGAAAAGCTACTTTAACTTCAGAATTCTTCCCAGTTGTTTGTGGTACATCATTTAAAAACAAAGGTGTTAAGAAAATGATCGACGCTGTTGTTGATTACCTTCCATCACCAGTTGATGTTCCAGCAATTAAAGCTCACTTAGGTGATGAAGAAGTTAGTGTTGAAGCTACAGATGAAGGGGATTTTGCTGCTCTTGCATTCAAAGTTATGAATGACCCATACGTAGGAAGCTTAACATTCTTCCGTGTATACCGTGGAGTTTTAGAAAAAGGAAGCTACGTATACAACTCAACAAAAGAACAAAAAGAACGTATTGGACGTTTATTACAAATGCACGCAAACAGCCGTGTGGAAATCGATGAATGTCGTGCAGGAGATATCGCAGCTGCTGTTGGTCTTAAATATACAACAACAGGTGATACTCTTATTGCTGAAAAAACACCTAAAATTGTTCTTGAAAAAATGGTTTTCCCAGAACCAGTTATTTCACAAGCTCTTGAACCAGAATCAAAAGCTGCAACAGAAAAACTTTCACTTGGACTTCAAAAACTTGCAGCAGAAGATCCTACATTCAGAACTTACACAGACGAAGAAACAGGACAAACAATTATTGCCGGAATGGGTGAATTACACCTTGACATTATTGTAGACCGTCTTAAAAGAGAATTCGGTGTTCAAGCTAAAGTTGGAGCACCTCAAGTTTCATACCGTGAAACAATTACAAAAACAGCTGATGTTGAAGGTAAATACATCAAACAATCTGGAGGGAAAGGGCAATACGGACACGTATGAATTAAATTTGAACCTAACCCAGATCAAGGATTTGAATTCGTTGATAAAATTGTTGGTGGAAAAATTCCTAAAGAATACATTAAATCAATTCAAAAAGGTCTTGAAGACAAAATGGCAGCAGGTATTTTAGCTGGATACCCAATGATCGACGTTAAAGCTACATTATTTGATGGATCATACCACGACGTCGATTCATCTGAAATGGCTTATAAAATTGCTGCTTCTAAAGCTCTTACAAAAGCTAAAGACCAAATTGGTACAGTATTACTTGAACCAATTATGGACGTTTCAGTAGTTGTTCCAAACGACCACATCGGGGATGTTATTGGTGATTTATCACGTCGTAGAGGACTTGTTAACGACCAAGAACAAAGAAACGATGGATCAACAAACGTTCGTGCTATGGTACCTCTTTCAGAAATGTTCGGTTACTCAACAGAACTTAGATCTATGACAAGTGGACGTGGAACATACCAAATGCAATTTGACCACTATGAAAAATGTCCAAACAGTATTGCTGATCCAATTATTAAACGTAGAAACGTTCAAGACAAAGACGAAGATTAA
- the rpsG gene encoding 30S ribosomal protein S7: MSRKKSAPIREVLADPVFNSVIVTKLINTIMLDGKKSIAQDILYSAFEIVKEKTQKDPMEVFNLAIENVTPQLEIRTRRIGGTNYQVPTEVSPRRKQALSLRWLVQYARLRNEKTMDVRLANEIIDASNKTGGAIKKREDTHKMAEANRAFAHFRW; this comes from the coding sequence ATGTCAAGAAAGAAAAGCGCGCCTATCCGTGAAGTATTAGCAGATCCAGTTTTTAACTCTGTAATTGTTACAAAATTAATTAACACAATTATGCTTGACGGAAAAAAATCAATTGCTCAAGATATCTTATATTCAGCATTTGAAATTGTTAAAGAAAAAACACAAAAAGATCCAATGGAAGTTTTCAATTTAGCTATTGAAAACGTTACTCCACAACTTGAAATTAGAACAAGAAGAATCGGAGGAACAAACTACCAAGTTCCTACAGAAGTTTCTCCTCGTAGAAAACAAGCATTATCACTTAGATGATTAGTTCAATATGCTCGTTTAAGAAACGAAAAAACAATGGATGTTCGTTTAGCTAACGAAATCATCGATGCATCAAACAAAACAGGTGGAGCAATCAAAAAACGTGAAGATACACACAAAATGGCTGAAGCTAACCGTGCATTTGCACACTTCAGATGATAA
- the rpsL gene encoding 30S ribosomal protein S12 — protein MPTINQLVTNGRTSKTRKQNAPALSLSYNSLIKKAKKMASPFKRGVCTRVATMTPKKPNSALRKYARVKLSNGMEVTAYIPGEGHNLQEHSVVLIRGGRVKDLPGVRYHIVRGTQDAAGVAKRQQGRSLYGAKKAK, from the coding sequence ATGCCAACAATTAATCAATTGGTTACAAATGGTCGTACATCTAAGACAAGAAAGCAAAATGCTCCTGCTCTTAGTTTAAGTTACAACTCATTAATTAAAAAAGCTAAAAAAATGGCATCACCATTCAAACGTGGTGTATGTACTCGTGTTGCAACAATGACACCTAAAAAACCTAACTCAGCTTTACGTAAATATGCTCGTGTTAAGTTATCAAACGGAATGGAAGTTACAGCATATATTCCAGGAGAAGGACACAACCTTCAAGAACACTCTGTTGTTTTAATCCGTGGAGGACGTGTTAAAGATTTACCTGGGGTTAGATACCACATCGTTCGTGGAACACAAGATGCTGCCGGAGTTGCTAAACGTCAACAAGGACGTAGTCTTTACGGTGCTAAAAAAGCTAAATAA